A window from Pseudomonas campi encodes these proteins:
- a CDS encoding ATP-binding protein has product MKTPLWFPQSFFARTLWLVLVVVLFSKALTLVYLMMNEDVLVDRQYSHGAALTLRAYWAADPEDRAHIATAATLKQVAADQVPPTEQHWPYSEIFLRQMQAELGPDTEVRVRVKSPPALWVRAPNLGDGWTKVPLYPHPLRGQKIWSVLGWFLGIGLLSTAAAWIFVRQLSAPLKRLVFAARQLGQGRSVRLPVSDTPSEMTEVYRAFNQMAEDVEQGARERELMLAGVSHDLRTPLTRLRLSLELLDSDSELTEDMIRDIEDMDAILDQFLAFIRDGRDEKPESCELSELVREVVAPYNQQREQVRLCLEQVPPFPLRRVSMKRLLTNLLENALRYGGQGVEVVANLSGDSSAPYVVLSVLDRGPGIDPAELGELFNPFIRGDRARGGKGTGLGLAIVKRIAALHGGSVELRNRSGGGLEARICLPLGLLLPRDAV; this is encoded by the coding sequence ATGAAAACCCCGCTCTGGTTTCCGCAAAGCTTCTTCGCTCGCACCCTCTGGCTGGTGCTGGTGGTCGTGCTGTTTTCCAAGGCGCTGACCCTGGTTTACCTGATGATGAACGAGGACGTGCTGGTCGATCGTCAGTACAGCCACGGTGCCGCGCTGACCCTGCGTGCCTACTGGGCAGCCGATCCGGAGGACCGTGCGCATATCGCCACTGCGGCGACCCTGAAGCAGGTGGCCGCCGACCAGGTGCCGCCGACCGAGCAGCACTGGCCCTATTCGGAGATCTTCCTACGCCAGATGCAGGCCGAGCTGGGCCCGGACACCGAGGTGCGGGTACGGGTCAAGAGCCCGCCCGCGCTGTGGGTGCGGGCGCCGAATCTGGGGGACGGCTGGACCAAGGTGCCGCTGTATCCGCACCCCCTGCGTGGGCAGAAGATCTGGAGTGTACTTGGCTGGTTCCTCGGCATCGGCCTGCTATCCACGGCGGCGGCGTGGATCTTCGTGCGCCAGCTCAGCGCGCCGCTCAAGCGCCTGGTGTTCGCTGCCCGCCAGCTCGGCCAGGGGCGCAGCGTGCGGCTGCCGGTAAGCGACACGCCGAGCGAGATGACCGAGGTCTACCGCGCCTTCAACCAGATGGCCGAGGATGTCGAGCAGGGCGCCCGCGAACGCGAGCTGATGCTGGCCGGGGTGTCCCATGACCTGCGCACGCCGCTGACCCGCCTGCGCCTGTCGCTGGAGTTGCTCGACAGCGACTCGGAGCTGACCGAGGACATGATCCGCGATATCGAGGACATGGACGCCATTCTCGACCAGTTCCTCGCTTTCATCCGCGACGGCCGCGACGAGAAGCCGGAATCCTGTGAGCTCAGCGAGCTGGTGCGCGAAGTGGTGGCGCCTTACAACCAGCAGCGCGAGCAGGTGCGCCTGTGTCTGGAGCAGGTGCCGCCGTTTCCGCTGCGCCGGGTGTCGATGAAGCGCCTGCTGACCAACCTGCTGGAAAATGCCCTGCGCTATGGCGGCCAGGGGGTCGAGGTGGTAGCCAACCTGTCCGGCGATAGCAGCGCGCCCTATGTGGTGCTCAGCGTGCTGGATCGCGGCCCGGGCATCGATCCGGCCGAACTGGGTGAACTGTTCAACCCCTTTATCCGCGGCGATCGCGCCCGTGGTGGCAAGGGCACCGGCCTCGGCCTGGCCATCGTCAAGCGCATCGCCGCGCTGCACGGCGGCAGTGTCGAGCTGCGCAATCGCTCGGGCGGCGGGCTGGAGGCGCGTATCTGCCTGCCGCTGGGGCTGCTGCTGCCGCGGGATGCGGTATAG